The Rudaeicoccus suwonensis sequence CCGTGCTGGCGGTGGCGTGCGTGGGTGTTCAGCAATGGGGCCCCGGTATGGCGGGTGCGCTCACCTTGTCGGCGGCGGCGTGGTTCAGCGCCGCCCCGCCGTCGCAGACGCCGTGGTGCGTCCCGGCCGCCGTTGCGATGCTCGTGATGTTCTCGGCTATGACGCTGGCCGGCTACGGTCCCGAGGCGGCTCCCGTGCCGCGTGACCTGCTGCTGCGGTGGGTGCGTCGCGTCGCTGTCGTCGCTGCGATCACCGTGGTGGCGGGACTCCTCGCGGGCGCCATGGGCTCAGCCGGCATGCGCGGATCAGTGGACCTGTCGGCAGTCGGCCTGCTGCTCGTCGCGGGGCTGGTGGTCGTCATCGTCCGCATCATCACGGCTGCGCACGGCAGCGACTGACTCAGGCGGATTCCTTGCGCGGCGGGCGTTTGCGGGTCGGCGTGGTGTCGCGTCGCACGATCGTCGGGTTGACGTTGTCGAGCACAACCTCGCGGGTGATGACCACCCGGGCGATGTCGTCGTCGCTCGGGACGTCGAACATCACCGGCAACAGGACCTCCTCGAGAATCGCACGCAGCCCACGGGCACCTGTGCCACGCAGCATCGCCTGCTCGGCAACCGCCTCGACAGCGTCCTGACTGAACTCGAGCTCGACCCCGTCGATCTCGAACATCTTTTCGTACTGCTTCACCAGCGCGTTGCGCGGCTCGGTGAGGATCGACACCAGACCCTCGCGGTCCAGCGGCTCCACCGTGGTGATGATCGGCAGACGCCCGATGAACTCCGGGATCAGGCCGAACTTCATCAGATCCTCGGGCAGCACGTCGGAGAAGCTGGTCAGCGGGTCCTTGGCGGTCCGCAGCTCCGAACCGAAGCCCAGACCCTGGCGACCGGTACGGGCCTCGATGATCTTCTCCAACCCCGCGAAGGCGCCACCGACGATGAACAGCACGTTCGTGGTGTCGATCTGGATGAACTCCTGGTGTGGGTGCTTGCGACCGCCCTGCGGCGGCACGCTCGCGGTGGTGCCTTCGAGGATCTTCAGCAACGCCTGCTGGACGCCCTCACCGGACACGTCACGGGTGATCGAGGGGTTCTCGCTCTTGCGGGCGACCTTGTCGACCTCGTCGATGTAGATGATGCCCGTCTCGGCCTTCTTCACATCGAAGTCGGCGGCCTGGATGAGTTTGAGCAGAATGTTCTCGACGTCCTCGCCGACATAGCCCGCCTCGGTCAGCGCCGTGGCGTCGGCGATGGCGAAGGGAACGTTGAGCATCCGGGCGAGCGTCTGCGCGAGGTAGGTCTTGCCGCAGCCGGTCGGGCCGATCAGCAGGATGTTGGACTTGGCGATCTCGACGCTCTGGCCATCCTTCTTGGCCGACGCAGACTGCTCGGCGGCCTGGATGCGCTTGTAGTGGTTGTAGACGGCAACGGCCAGCGCGCGCTTGGCGGTCTCCTGCCCGACGACATACTGCTCGAGAAACTCGAAGATCTCTTTGGGCTTGGGCAACTGTTCCAGCCCCAGGTCGGAGGTCTCGGCGAGCTCCTCCTCGATGATCTCGTTGCACAGGTCGATGCACTCGTCGCAGATGTAGACGCCCGGCCCGGCGATGAGTTTCTTGACCTGCTTCTGGCTCTTTCCGCAGAACGAGCACTTCAGCAGGTCGCCGCCCTCTCCCATGCGTGCCACGTGGCTTCCTCTCCGATCGCGAACACCTCTGACCAGCCTGCCGTCGACAAGCTGTGCTGTGGCGACGCTACCCCGACGGCGCGCTCACTCATGACATTGAATCCCGGTGTCGGGCATCAAGTCACGCCTGTCCGCTGATGGCGAAATCGCCGGTCGAGTCACACCCGTCACAGACGTTCGTATGCCGGGGACGTCATGTGCTGACGGCCCCGGCATACGAGACGAAAAACCTGCGGGTACTACTGTGCGGACGCCTTGCGGCTGGACAGCACCTGGTCGATCAGGCCGTACTCCTTGGCCTGCGCGGCGGTGAGGATCTTGTCGCGCTCGATGTCCTTCTCGACCTCTTCGGCGGTGCGTCCGGTGTGCTTGGCCAGCGTCTGCTCGAGCCACTCACGCATCCGGAAGATCTCGTTGGCCGTGACCTCGAGGTCGGAGGCGGTGCCACCCGTGCCCTCCATCGCCGGCTGGTGGATCAGGATGCGCGCGTTCGGCAGCGCGAACCGCTTGCCGGGAGCGCCCGCGCCCAGCAGCACCGCGGCTGCGGAGGCGGCCTGCCCGACGACGAAGGTCTGCACGTCCGGCTGGATGTACTGCATCGTGTCGTAGATCGCAGTGAGCGCGGTGAAGGAGCCACCGGGTGAGTTGATGTACATCAGGATGTCGCGGTCGGGATCCTGGCTCTCGAGCACGATCAGCTGCGCGATGACGTCGTCCGCCGACGCGTCGTCGACCTGCACCCCGAGGAAGATGATGCGGTCCTCGAAAAGCTTGTTGTAGGGGTCGGAGCGCTTCATGCCGTAGGAGGTGCGCTCCTCGAACTGCGGCAGGATGTAGCGATTGGTCGGCTGCGGTGCGCGGAGTCCGGCATACGGCGAATTCATCTGTGCTCCCAGGTAATCGGTCATCAGTGGCCCCCGCCCGGTGCGTCGGTCGAACGCTCGAAGACGTGGTCGACGAAGCCGTAGTCCTTGGCCTCCTGAGCGGAGAACCAGCGGTCACGGTCGGAGTCGCTGGTGATCTGCTCGACGGTCTGGCCGGTGTGCTCGGCGATGAGCTCGGCCATCTGCCGCTTGATGAACACCAGCTGCTCTGCCTGGATCTTGATGTCGGAGGCCGTGCCGCCGATACCGCCGGACGGCTGGTGCATCATGACGCGTGCGTGCGGCGTGGCGTAGCGCTTGCCCGGCGTACCCGCCGACAGCAGGAACTGGCCCATGCTCGCAGCCATACCCATCGCGACGGTTGCGACGTCGTTGGGGATCCAGTTCATCGTGTCGAAGATCGCCATGCCGGCCGAGATCGAGCCACCGGGGCTGTTGATGTACAGCCAGATGTCCTTCTCCGGGTCCTCGGCCGCCAACAGCAACAACTGCGCGCAGATCGCGTTGGCGTTGTCGTCGCGGACGTCGGAACCGAGGAAGATGATCCGTTCCCTGAGCAGGCGGTTGTAGATCTGGTCGTCAAGGCCCATCGAGCTTTCGGTGGCCATCGACACCTCCTGTGCGTTGCTCACGCTCGTCTCCATCATGTCGTGGTGCGGGTTGTGCACTTCATGGACCCTAACGCCAGCGTCCGCCGTCTTCGTCCCCGATCGGGCCGATGTTCGCCACAGGCGAAATCGCGGATCTTCACCGGTATGACGAAACGCCCCGGCACCAGGTGGCGCGGGGCGTTCCGTCATACGTTCTCGGGGTCATACCGGCAGGTATGACGCTCCAGGTCAGGCCTTCTCGGTGACCTCGGCGTCGAGGTCCTCGGAACCGGCCTCGTCAGCCTCGTCCTCGGCAGCGACATCGTCCTCGTCGTCTTCGTCGAGGGCGTTGAGGTCGACCACGTCACCGTTGGTGTCGACGACCTTGACGACGTCCAGGATCGAGGCGAGCGCCTTGCGGCGGGCGACCTCGCCCATGATCGCGGGGACCTGGCCCTGCTGGTCGAGGGCCTGCGCGAACTGGTTGGGATCCATGCCGTACTGCTGCGCCGACATGATGAGGTACTCGATGAGCTCCTCCTGCGACACCTGCACCTCGTCGCGTTCGACGATCTTGTCCAGGATCAGCTGGGTCTTGAACGCACGACGGGTTTCGGCGTCGACCTCGGCGCGGTGCTCGTCGTCCTCCATGCGGTCCTCGCCCTCGAGGTGCTGGTTGACCTCGGCCTCGATCACGGAGTCCGGCAGCGGCAGGTCCAGGGTGTCCAGGATCTGCTCGAGGGCCTTGTCGCGTGCCTGCACGCCCTGCTGGAAACGCTTGTTGCGCTCGGCCTGTTCGGCGACCTCGACGCGCAGTTCCTCGATCGTGTCGTGCGAGGAGGCGAGCTGGGCGAACTCGTCGTCGAGTTCGGGCAGCTGACGTTCCTTGACGCCCTGCACGGTCACGGTGACCTCGGAGTCCTCACCCTCGTGTTCGCCACCGGCGAGGGCAGCGGTGAAGGTCTTGGACTCGCCGACGCTCAGACCGGTGACGGCTTCGTCCATGCCCTCGAGCATGTTGCCGGAGCCGACCAGGTAGGACACACCGGTGACATTGTCGATCTCCTCGTCGCCGATGGTGGCGACCAGGTCGATCGTGACCGAGTCACCGTCGGCGGCGGCGCGCTCGACAGCGGCCAGCGTGGCGAAACGCTCGCGCAGCGACTGCAGTTCAGCCTCGGTGTCCTCCTCGCCGACCTCCAGCGGGTCGACCTCGACGGTCAGCGCGGAGAAGTCGGGGAGCTCGAACTCAGGAACGGTGTCGACCTCGACGTTGAACTTCAGGGCACTGTCGTCATCGGCGGGCACGTCGGTGATGTCGACCTCGGGCTGACCCAGCGGGCGCACGTTGTTCTCGGTGAGCGCCTGGCCGTAGAAGTTCGGCAGCGCGTCGTTGACGGCCTCCTGCAGCACGGCACCGCGGCCGACCCGCTGGTCGATGATGCGCGCCGGCACCTTGCCCTTGCGAAAACCAGGAACCTGGATCTGCGAACCGATCGTGGCGTATGCCGCGTCCAAGCTCGGCTTGAGCTCCTCGAAGGGGACCTCGACGGTCAGCTTGACCCGAGTCGGGCTCAGGTTCTCCACGGCACTCTTCACTGCTGAGACTCCAAATGGTGATGGTGACAGGACCAGCGGGATCGAATCCCGGGCCGCTGGCATGGCGGTATTGCCACGCACTGGCAAGCAATGCTAGCTGTCGGGGTAGCCGGATTCGAACCGGCGGCCTTCCGCTCCCAAAGCGGACGCGCTACCAAGCTGCGCCATACCCCGTGGTCAAACTCGCCGCCATCAGCCCGGTGCGAGCGCGATGTATGGCGGGCAGTAGGCTAACGCCCCGGAACCAGCACCTGCACGGCGGGCAGCCGGGACCACGCGGGCGTAGCTCAATGGTAGAGCCTCAGTCTTCCAAACTGATGACGCGAGTTCGATTCTCGTCGCCCGCTCTTCGCACCGACCTTGCTGCCGCCGAGCGTCTTTCGCTGACCGGCAGTTGCCCCGCCGACACGGGACTGGGGCCGCCACCCGAGATGAACGTGACCGCGGTCAGTCGCGCCAGACGACCACGACCGCACGGTCGTCGGCCTCACCGCCGGATCCGATGGCGCAGATTCGGGCGGCAGCGCCGCGCATCTGAGACATGAGCTCACGATCGGCATGCCCGAGCATGCGGTCGATGCCCTGTGCCAGGTCGACACCCGGCTGCTCGATCATCCCGTCGGTGAAGAACATCAACGCGTCACCGCGCTCCAGGCTGCCTTCGGCGCGGACGAAGTCGCCCGGGCCTTGGCGGTCCATCACTCCGAGCAGCACGCCCGAGGCGCCCGAGACCTGGGTGAACCTGCGGGAGCCGGCATGGAAGTGGATGGCCGACGGATGCCCGGCCGAACCGATGCTGAAGTGCCCGCTGGTCAGGTCGATCGATGCGTGCACGGCGGTCGCGAAGCCCTCGGACCAGCCCTGCCGCATGAGGTAGTCGTTGGCGGCGGGCAGGAAGCGCGTGGGCTCCATCGCGCCGAGCAGACCAGCGAACGCGCCGCCGAGCAGCAGCGATCTGGTGGCGGCTGTGCAGCCCTTGCCGGACACGTCGACCAGGGCCAACTCGAAACGATCGGGCGTCGGGCAGTTACCGACGACGAAGTCGCCGGAAAAGCTGTCGCCATACGCAGGTTGGACGCAGGACTCGACGTTCCACCCGCTCGGCAGGACAGGCAGACGCCCCTGCGCGCGCAGGCGTTCGCGCAGATCGACCAGCATCGAACTGCCGACCGCCGGCGTCACACCGGCGCGTGCGTGCTGCCGATCGACGGCAGCCACGAGCAGCATGACCATCACGAGAACGCCGCCCACCGACCAGGCTCCGACCGACCGGGTGATGGCGACACTCAGCACGAACATCACGGCCAGCACCGCGAAGATCGTCATCGCCCGGCGCGGCACGAGAAGCATCCCGGCAGCAACGGCGATCGGGATGAAGACGGCGTACGTCGTCGAGGTCGGCCACTCGACGGTCGCGATCGTGGCGAGGAAAGCCAGACTCAGCAGGGTGGGCACACAGGCACCGGAATCGCTCCACGCCACACCGGAACCGGTGTGCGTCCGGCTGATGCGCCGGGAGGATAGCGAAACGTCGATGGCCATGGGGCGAGCATCGCTGAGATCGTTTCCGAAATCAGCAATTTTTACCGAGTCCTTACCCATTCATTGCCAACTTCGGGCAATGATTCGCCCAGCACCCGCGCTGGATCACCCTTCGGGGGGAAGCGAGCCGTCTTTCTCGTATGCCGACACCATGTCGAGGCGGCGCTGATGCCGGGGCTCGCCGGAGAACGGCGTCTCCAGGAAGACCTTGACCATTGCCTTGGCCTCGTCGATCGTGGTGAACCGGCCACCGATCGAGATGACCTGTGCGTCGTTGTGCTGCCGCGCGAGCTGCGCCAGCTCCGGCGTGTAACACAGCGCAGCGCGGATGCCCTCGACCTTGTTGGCCGCCATCTGCTCGCCGTTGCCCGATCCACCGAGCACGATGCCCAGGGAACCGGGGTCCTGCGCCACGCCCTGCGCCGCGCGCAGCACGAAGACCGGGTAGTCGTCGACTGCGTCATACGTCGTGGCGCCGTGGTCGACCACGTCATAGCCCTCGTCGCCCAGCCACTGCACCAGGGCACGGCCCATCTCGTATGCCGCGTGGTCACCGCCGATGTGCACCCTCATCGCTGCCGCCCCTCAGCTGAAGTCCGGACCGACAGAGCGGGTCCGCTTGATCTCGTAGAAACCGGGCGTCGCGGCCACCAGCAGGCAGCCGTCCCAGAGCTTGCCCGCGGCTTCGCCCTTGGGGGCGGGCGTCACGACCGGACCGAAGAACGCGGTGCCTTCGACCGCCACCACGGGCGTGCCGACGTCATCGCCGACCAGGTCGATGGCGCGCTGATGGGATGCGCGCAACAACTGGTCGATGTCGTCACCGGGAACGTTGTCGGCGAAGCGGATCAGGTCCGCGGGCAGACCGACCTCGGCCAATGCCTCCTGCAGCACCTCGCGCTGGGACGCCTCGTCCTGACCGCGCTGCTCCAGGTGGAAGCGGTGCCCGATGGCGTCATACAGCGCCTTCTTGACCTCGTCACCGTGCTCGCGAGCCGCGGCGATCACCAGGCGCACCGGTGCCCAACCGCGCGACAGCATCGCCTTGTAGCTGTCCGGGAGACCTTCGCGGTTCTCGTTGAGCACCGACAGCGACATGACCGACCAGGTGATGTCGACCGGGCGCACCTGTTCGACCTGTAGCAGCCACCGCGAGGTCATCCACGCCCAGGGGCACAGCGGGTCGAAGAACATTTCGGCTGAGGAGCGCGTCTGCGCCTGGTCTGTGGTCACAAGCCCTCATCCTGCCACCGACCTTCCTGTGCGAGGATGCGACTCGTCTCATCAGGCAATCACCCACTTGAACGCGCGATGGAGTTCGTCACTGTGCCCGCAACCAATCTGACCCGCGAAGAAGCGCAGCAGCGCGCGACAGCCGTATCAGTCGAGTCGTATGACGTCGCCCTCGATCTGACGACCGGGGCGAGCACGTTCCCGACGAGGTCGCAGGTGCGTTTCACCGCCTCGCCGTCTGCGGACGGGCTTTTCATCGACTTCATCGGGCCGTCCGTCGAGGCGATCACCCTCAATGGCGAATCCATCGATCCGGCAACACATTTCGACGGCGCCCGGATCTCACTGCCGAGCGTTGCCGCCGACAACACCCTCGTGATCGAGGCGACCGGCGCCTACATGAACACCGGCGAGGGCCTGCACCGGTTCGTCGACCCGGCCGACGACGAGGTCTACCTCTACACGCAGTTCGAGGTGGCCGACTGCCGGCGCGTGTTCGCCGTCTTCGACCAGCCCGATCTCAAAGCCACCTTCGCTTTCACCGTCACCGCGCCCGCGCGGTGGCAGATCATCTCCAACCAGCCGACTCCCGCCCCCCAGCCGGCGGACGCGACATACGTCAATGTGAAGGGCGAGTCCGAGCCGACCGCGACGTGGCGTTTCGAGCCGACGCCCCGGCTCGCGTCATACGTGACGGCTCTAGTCGCGGGGCCGTATGCCGTCGTCCGCGACCAGGTCGAGGCGGCGGGCGGCACGATCCCGCTGGGGTTGTTCTGCCGGGAGTCGCAGCGCGAACACCTCGACGCTGAGAGCCTTTTCGACACCACCAAGCGAGGCTTCGAGTTCTTCGAGCGGACCTTCGACGAGCCGTATCCGTTCGCGAAGTACGACCAGATCTTCACGCCGGAGTTCAACGCGGGCGCGATGGAGAACGCCGGCTGCGTCACGATCACCGACACGTACATCTTCCGCACGCAGGTCGCCGAGGCGATCGTCGAGCGGCGGGCCCTGACCGTGCTGCACGAACTCGCGCACATGTGGTTCGGCGACCTGGTGACGATGCGCTGGTGGGACGACCTGTGGCTCAATGAGTCCTTCGCCGAGTGGGCGTCCAGCGTATGTCAGGCCGAGGCCACCCAGTGGGACACCGCCTGGACCACGTTCGCCGCGAGCGAGAAGACGTGGGCGTACCGGCAGGACCAGCAGTCCTCCACCCACCCGGTCTACGCCAACATGCGCCACCTCGAAGACGTCGAAGCGAACTTCGACGGCATCACCTACGCAAAGGGTGCGTCGGTGCTCAAGCAGCTCGTGTCGTATGTCGGGCGCGATCCCTTTGTGGCCGGATTGCGTTCGTACTTCAACAAATTCAAGTGGGGCAACACCACGTTCGACGACCTGTTGGGCGAGCTGGAGCAGACCTCCGGTCGTGATCTCGGCAGCTGGAACGAGCAGTGGTTGCGCACCTGTGGCGTCAACACTCTCCGGCCGGTCGTCGACACCGATGCGGACGGCGTGATCACGCGATTCGTCATCGAGCAGACCGCTGCCGCGGAGTACCCCGTGCTGCGGACACACCGGTTGGCCATCGGGTGCTACGAGCTGCAGGACGGTCACCTGGTGCGCACCGACAGCGTCGAGACCGACGTCGACGGATCGGTGACCGAGGTGTCGGCGATGACCGGGCGCCGTCGCCCCGACCTCTTGCTCATCAACGATCAGGACCTCACCTACGGCAAGGTGCGACTGGACGACTCGTCACTGGCGGTGGTGCTGCAGCACCCGACCGGCATTCCTGACTCGCTCACGCGGGCCGTCGTGCAGGGTGCGCTGTGGGACATGGCCCGCGACGGCGAGCTCGGCGCTCGGCGGTACATCGCATATGCGATGGAAGCCGTTGCGGCAGAGACCGATTCATCGTTGCGACAGTGTCTGTTGATGCAGGTGACCGGTGCGACGACGGTCTTCCTGACGTCGGGAGCGGCGGGCAATCTGACCTCGTTCGTGCGACCCGAGCATCGCTCTGAAACGGCGGATCACGTGGCGACCTCGCTGCGGTCTTCGCTGATCGCCGCAGCGCCGGGCAGTGATGCCCAGTTGCAGTTGGTGCAGTCCTTCGCCCGGATGGCGCGGCGCGACACCGATGTCGCCTACATCCGCGGGCTGTTGGAAGGCACCACCGCGCTGGCCGGGCTGACCCTGGACACCGACATGCGCTGGACCCTGCTGGCCTCGCTCGCGGCGGCCGGCGTGCTCGACGACACCGAGGTCGAGAACCAGCTGGCGGCAGACCGCACCGCGACCGGAATCGCGCGGGCGGCGGGCGTGCGTGCGACATACCCCACGGCGGCCGCCAAGCAGCAGGCGTGGCACGACATGATCGAGAGCGACGCGCTGCCGAACGAGACCGTGCGAGCGGTGGCCCTGGGCTTCGGGCGAGTGCACGACACGACGGTGCTCGAGCCGTATGTCGAGTTGTTCCACGCGGCCCTGTTGCCGCTGTGGGAGCAGCGGACCTTCGCGATCGCCTCGTCGCTGGTGCAGTTGGCGTATCCGATCGCGCTGGCCAGCCCTGCGTTGCTGGAGGCGTCGCAGCGGTGGCTTGATGAGAATCCGGAGGCTCCGGCCGGTCTGCGGCGACTGGTCGCGGAGAACCGCGACATCGTGCAGGTGGCCGTCACCGCACAGGAGCACGACGCGTAACACCCCCGCGAGTTCGACCGACTCCGGACCACTGGGTGCCCACCAGGCACGTCGGCTCGGTCGCAGTTCGGTCGCGCGTAGACGTCCCATCGCCGCGACCCGCGTTGCAAGCATGTGGTTGAGAAGTCGATTACTTACCGGTATCTGGTCTTCCGGCGGAAGTAATGGACATCTCAACCACCCAGCCGTTATTTCTGTGGCTGCTGTGGCCTCATCACCTGGCAGACATCAGGCGACAAGAATCCGCCGACAGCAGGCGACCGTTCCGGCGACGGCAAGCGACGGTTTCAGGCGACAAGATTCCGGCGACGGCAAGGAACACTCCGTCAGATCAGATGGGGTTGCGGCGGGTGACACCCTTGATGAGCCGCTTTGCCCGCCTGGACACCATCAACTGATCCAGTGTCACTGGCTGTCGGTCGGGACCGGCCATCGGAAGCCGCCAGTTGGGGTACTCCTCATAGGTGCCCGGCTGGTTGATGGTGCGCACGTCGCCGGCAAGGTCGTTGACCGAGACACCCAGCAGTTTGCTCGGGGTCCACGTCATGAACTTGTGCAGTGCGTCGACCTGGTCGTCGACGGTCGCGCCCTTGCGCAACAGTCCACGCGAGTGCAACTCGTCCAGCACCGCGTCGCGCTGCTTGGAGTCCTGGTCGAGCTCTTCCTCCAACGACCTTGTCAGCAAACCGAGTTCGTGCCGGACGGTGACGTGCTCACCTTGCAGGTAGCCGGCCGTCGGCGGCAGGTCGTGCGTCGTCACGCTCGCCAGGCACAACTTGCGGTAGGTCTCCGGAGGCTTGGGCGCATCACTGTCCTGCCGCTCGAACCACAAGATCGACGTGCCGAAGATCCCACGTCCGGCCAGGTAGTCGCGCACCCAGTCCTCGACCGTGCCGAGGTCTTCCCCGATGATGACCGCACCCGCGCGCTGTGCTTCGAGCGCGAGGATGCCCACCATCGCCTCGTGGTCGTAGCGGACGTACGTCCCCTCCAACGGCTGCGCCCCTGACGGCACCCACCAGAGGCGGAACAGGCCGAGAATGTGGTCGACGCGCAGGCCACCCGCCATACGTAACGCTGTCCGCAGCATGTCCCGGTACGGCGCGTAGTCAAGCTCGGCCAAGCGATCCGGACGCCACGGCGGCTGACTCCAGTCCTGACCCAGCTGGTTGTAGTCGTCCGGCGGGGCGCCGACGCTCACACCCTTCGCGAGCACGTCGCCCAACGCCCACGTCTCGGCGCCGTCGGGATGCACGCCCACTGCGAGGTCGTGCAGAACCCCGAGTTTCATTCCGGCAGCAAGGAGTTCACGTTGTGCGTCGATGAACTGCGACTGCACGATCCACTGCAGCCAGCACTGGAACTCGACCTCCTCAGCCAACCGGTGCCGCTCCTTGGCGACGGCTTCGCTACGCGGATCCTGCAGCTCCGCCGGCCAGTCCCGCCACGGCAGACCCCGTTCGAGCACCATGGCGCACCACGTCGCGTAGTCCTGCAGACCCTGCCCCTCGCGCTCGCAGAAGCTCTCGAAATCGCGACGCCGCCGGTGGGTGCGCTCGGTGCGGAAGATCATCTTCAACGCGGCCTGTTTGGACTGCCAGCTGGCATCGCGATCAAGGTGCGGCAGAGCGTTCAGCCGGCGCGCGTCGTCGCTGTGCCACTCGACCAGCTGGTGCTGCGCGGCGGAGAGATAACCGAGTTCGGCGACCTCCTCGACCCGGATGTACATCGGGTTGACGAACCTGCGCGAGGTCGGCAGGTATGGCGAAGGCTCCATCGGCGCGACGGGTTCGGCCGCGTGGATCGGGTTGATCAGCACGAAATCGGCGCCCTGGCGCGCGGCCCACGTGCCGAGCTCAGCCAGATCGGCTGCATCGCCGATCCCCCACGACCGGTCCGAACGCACCGAATACAACTGAGTCAACAGTCCCCAGGCGGAGTCGCGTTCAAGGGCGTCGGGCAGGTGCAACGCGGCCGGCGTGACGATCACCGATGTCTGCGCATGACCGCCCTCGT is a genomic window containing:
- the malQ gene encoding 4-alpha-glucanotransferase → MPVPPSAALTQLAHSYGVATEFWDWRGNHVSVPVDTIVAVLAALDVDAGTDEAAERALAERALEPWRRQLPAVVVMREGWTPWVPVHLPEGHELTARIVLEDGEVRSLRQVEHWVEPRNIDGSMVAEATVELPGDLPLGYHRLEVSHEGGHAQTSVIVTPAALHLPDALERDSAWGLLTQLYSVRSDRSWGIGDAADLAELGTWAARQGADFVLINPIHAAEPVAPMEPSPYLPTSRRFVNPMYIRVEEVAELGYLSAAQHQLVEWHSDDARRLNALPHLDRDASWQSKQAALKMIFRTERTHRRRRDFESFCEREGQGLQDYATWCAMVLERGLPWRDWPAELQDPRSEAVAKERHRLAEEVEFQCWLQWIVQSQFIDAQRELLAAGMKLGVLHDLAVGVHPDGAETWALGDVLAKGVSVGAPPDDYNQLGQDWSQPPWRPDRLAELDYAPYRDMLRTALRMAGGLRVDHILGLFRLWWVPSGAQPLEGTYVRYDHEAMVGILALEAQRAGAVIIGEDLGTVEDWVRDYLAGRGIFGTSILWFERQDSDAPKPPETYRKLCLASVTTHDLPPTAGYLQGEHVTVRHELGLLTRSLEEELDQDSKQRDAVLDELHSRGLLRKGATVDDQVDALHKFMTWTPSKLLGVSVNDLAGDVRTINQPGTYEEYPNWRLPMAGPDRQPVTLDQLMVSRRAKRLIKGVTRRNPI